A segment of the Nitrospirota bacterium genome:
TCGGGCTGGAGGCCAAGTTCCGGCAGGGGGTGCGCGTCACTGACCGGCCCACGATGGAGATCGTGGAGATGGTCCTGGGCGGCAAGATCAACAAGGAAATCGTCGCCCTGCTCAACCGGCACGGAGCCAGGGCCGTCGGCCTCACGGGCAAGGACGGGCGGCTGATCCAGGCCAAGCCGCTCACGATGCGGGCCTGGGCGGAGAGCCTCTACACGGACCCGGACGGCCTGCCGGACGAGGACTTCGGGCTGGTCGGCGAGGTCCAGGCCGTGGACCCGCAGATCATCCTCAAGCTGCAGGAGGAGCAGTTCATTCCGGTCATCGCGCCGATCGGGACCGACCGGGACGGACACACCTACAACATCAACGCGGACCTGGTGGCGGGCGCCGTCGCCGCGGCCCTCAAGGCGGAGAAGCTGCTGGTGCTCACGGACGTGAAAGGCATCCGCGACGCCAAGGGCCGCCACGTCTCCACCCTGTCGCGGAAAGACATGCAGCGCATGGTCAAGAAGGGGACGATCAGCGAGGGCATGTTGCCCAAGGTGCATGCCTGCCTGATGGCGCTGGACGGCGGGGTGCGGAAAGCCCACATCATCGACGGCCGGATGCCGCACGCGATCCTGCTGGAGGTCTTCACGCACAAAGGGATCGGCACCGAGATCGTCTGCTAGAGAAATCCGTCAGCGGTCAGCCCCGAGACCAAGCTGACGGCTCGCTGCCGAGAGCCGGCCGTATGAGGGCTCACTCGAAAGCGGGCGGCGGGCGCCGCGCGACGGTCCCGCAGCCGGATCAGAAGAGCGCCCTCCTGGTGGGGGACATCCAGGTGGACTTCTGTCCGGGAGGCGCCCTGGGGGTGCCCGGCGGTGACGAGATCATCCCGGTCGTCAACGAGTGCATCCGCCGGTTCCATGCCCGACAGATCCCCGTCATCGCCGTGCGGGACTGGCACCCGCCCACCCACTGTTCCTTCAAGGAGCAGGGAGGGATCTGGCCCGTCCACTGCGTCCAGATGTCGCGCGGGGCCCAGTTCCACCCAGACCTCGTCGTGCCGCCCGGCACCTTCATCGTCTCCAAGGCCACTGACCCCAAGAAGGAAGCCTACTCCAGCTTCGAGGGCACGACGCTCGAAGGACGGCTGCGGGAACTGGGCGTCGAGACCCTCTTCGTCACGGGGCTGGCCACCGACTACTGTGTGAAGAACACCGTGCTGGACGCCAGGCGGCTGGGCTTTCGGGTCGTCGTCCTCGAGGACGCGATCCGAGGGATCGACGCGACGCCAGGCGATTGCGACCGGGCCGTCCAGGCGATGAAGCAGGCCGGGGCGCTCTTCGCCCGATCCTCGGACCTGCTTCTGTGAGCGGCCGGCCCCTCGACCCTTCGACGAGACCCAGGGCTCAAGACCGGTTGCGCACCCACGTCGAAGCCCTGGTCGGCGAGCGCCACCACGTCTCCTCTCCCGCGGCGCTGCATCGAGCCCAACGGTATCTCGCCGAGCAGTTCCGCGGCCTGGGCGTCGCCGTCTCCACCCACGACGTCGAGGCCTTCGGCCGGACCTTCCAGAACGTCGTTGCCACCCTGCCAGCCTCTGCCTCTCCCATTCAGCATTCATCGTTCAGCGTTCCGCATGTGCTTCCGCTGCTTCCGCCCCTGCTCATCGGCGCCCACTACGATACGGTGCCCGGTTCGCCCGGAGCCGACGACAACGCCAGCGGGCTGGCGGTTCTGCTGGAAGCAGCCCGGTCCCTCCGCGACGTGCCGCTGGCCCGCGCCGTGCGCCTGATCGGCTTCTGCCTGGAGGAGGAGAGCCTGCTCGGCAGCCTGGCCTACGCGGCCTCGTTGCGGGAACGGTGCGAGGACATCCAGGGGGCGATCGTGCTGGAATGCGTCGGGTACTGCCGCCGTGAGGCGGGCTCGCAGGTCGTTCCGGCCGGCTTGCCGATCGCCGTCCCGTCGGTCGGCGACTTTCTCGGGATCGTCGGCAATGCCCGATCGGCGGAGTTCGCGGCGGGGATCGAAGCGGCGGCGCGCCGGCGCGTCCCGGATTTGAAGACCGTCCCGCTGCTGGTGCCGGGGAAGGGAGAGCTGCTGCCCGATGCCAGGCGCAGCGACCACGCAGCCTTCTGGGAGCATGGGTATCCGGCCGTCATGCTCACCGACACGGCCAATTTCCGGAATCCCCACTACCACCGGCCGACGGACGCGGTGGAGACGCTGGACTTCGAGTTTCTCGCGGCGGTCGCCGAAGCCGTGACTGCGGCGGCCTGCGAGCTGGCCGGCCCGCCTCCGCTCAAGAACTTCGCTGATCTCTGACCGGGCCGGTTATGGTACAGTGGCCCTCCCATGCGGATCTTCGTCCTCGGAGTGGGCGCCACCGGGTCGTTGCTCGCGCAGCTCCTCGCCCGCCAGGGTCACCAGGTCTCCTGCGGCGACCGGGACCCCGATCGCGCGCACCGCTTCCTGGGCAAGGAGTCCCCGGCCACGGTCCAGCAGGTGAACGCCCGCAACCTGTGGAGCGTCGTGAGGGCCGCGCGCGGCGCCCACCTCATCGTCAACGCCTGCCCGGCCGTCTTCAACACCATCGTCCTGCGTGCCGCCCTGCGCCTGCGCGCCCACTACCTCGACACCGCCTCGCACCTCGTGCGCAATCCCTTCAAAGCCGAGCAGCTCGGCTTCGACGCACGCTTCCGGGCGAAGCGCCGTTTGGCCGTGATCGATGCCGGCGCCGCGCCGGGTCTCACGAACCTGCTCGTGGCGTGCAGCGCCGATCAGCTCGACTCGGTCGAAGCCGTCCACGTGCGGCTGTACGAGAGCACCAGGAGCGAGAACCCCGTCTCCCAGTGGTCGCCCGACGTGGCCTTCGCCGAGGCGACTTCGCGGCCGCCTGTCTACCGGCAGGGCCGCTTCCGTTTCGGACAGCGCTTCGGGGAGCGGGAATTGTTCCGCTTTCCCCCCCCGATCGGGTCGGTCGGGGTCGTGCTGGCTGCGCAGGACGAGGTCTGCACGGTGCCGCACGTCCTGGACCTGCAGGAGATGGACGTGAAGATCGGGGGGGGCGACATCGAGCGGCTGCGTCGGTGGTACCGACAGGGTAAGCTCAGGAAGTCTCGCGGCCTCGTCGCGAAACGCTTTCCCAAGACCCCGCCCCCGAGCCTGGTGGCCGAGTTGATCGGCCGGGGGGTGCTGCGGAACGCGCGCTTCGCCGCAGCCGTGCTGGTGCGAGGCCGGAAGCGCGGAGAACGTACGGCGATCCGCTGGGACGTTACCTTTCCCACCCTCTACCAGATCCATCTCCGCGGGATGTCCATCTCGCCGATCGCCTGGGCGACCGCCCGCCTCGCCGCGCTCTTCATCAAGCATGCTCCCCGCGAGCTCGCCGGGGTCTATCCGCCCGAAGCCTTGCCGGCCAAGATCCGCCGAGCCGTTCTCGCCGATGCCCGGTCCTCCGGCATCCGCATGGTGAAGCGGATCGTCCGACTCAAGGCTTCGGCTGATGAGGAGCTGGCCGGTGAACGGCGGCCGGCGAACCAAGGATCATGAGGCGAGTCAACGGCCCAACACCCTCACAAGCGGCGACGGAGAGTGACCGGGCGGAGGAAAGACGGCTCAAGCTCCGGACGAGGCAAACCATCGCGCGGCTGTTCGACCGGCTCGACTATCGGCGGCTCGGTCCCATCTATTGCGAGGAAGGCGGTGGGGCTTTCTGGAAGGCCAGCAGAGGGCCGTGCGAGAGGCTGGGCGTCAGGCTGGCCCTTGTGCTGCTCAACCGGTTGAAGCCGGGGGGGCGCAGCCTCTACGTCGGTGCGGGCGTCGCGGAGTTGCCGATGCTCCTGACGGAGACCCTGGAGCTGGGGCGGACAGTCGAAGCGTACAATCTCAGGGCCGATGAGGTGACCCTGCTCAACCGGGCTTGCCGGGGGTTGCCGGTCCGGTTCGAGGCCCGGGACGGCCGGGCGGCCGGGGGCCGGTTCGACCACCTGTGGCTCGTCAGCGTGTTCAACGATCCGGAGCGGTTTCCAGAGCTCTCGGCCCTCTCGTACGGGAGGGCCAATCCCGCGACCTTCGACCCGGTGGCCTTTGCGCGGGAACGGAAGGCGGTCTTGTCCCTGGCCGAAGCCTGCCTCGACAAGCTGACCCTCCCGGGCCTCGTGACCACGTCGGTCGAGGAGATCCCCTGGATTGTGGGCTGGTGCGCGAAGCGGGCTGTGCCCTGCGTCGTCGAGGAGGAAGACTATCCCACCGCGATCGTGGGCGACCCGGTCTGTTTCATCCGCCTCGGCACGAGGACGTGAAACGTCAGACGTGAGATGTGAGACGTGAAGGAGAAGAAAGAAGTTAGACTTGGAAGCCGGTCCTGGGTTTGGCCGGATCGGAGAGGTACTCGCGGGCATACCGGACGTAGTTCTCAGCCGATTCCCTGATCCAGGCCAGCTCTTCGGCGGTGACCGGCCGCTTGACCTTGGCGGGTGCGCCCAGGACCAGGCTCTTGGGCGGCACGATCGTCCCTTCCGTGACCAGCGCGCCGGCCCCTACGACCGAGTCCTCGCCGATCACGGCCCCGTCCATGATGATGGCCCCCATCCCGATCAGGACCCGGTCCTTGACCGTGCACCCGTGCAGGACGACGTGGTGCCCGACCGTCACGTCGTCGCCGATCACCAGGGGGGCCGTGTCGTGGGTCACGTGGAGCATGCAGAGGTCCTGGACGTTGGTCCGGCTCCCGATCCGGATGTAGTGCACGTCCCCGCGCACGACCGAGTTGAACCAGACGCTGGAGTCTTCCCCGACGACCACGTCCCCGACGACGACGGCGGTCTCCTCGACGAAGGCGCTCCTGGCGATCTTGGGCATCATGCCCTGGAAAGTTCTGATCACGGGCTCACTGTAGAGGAAGTCTGCGGAACGAATCAAGCCGATCGCGGGACGGTCGGTTGACAGGTTTTCGACCCGTCCCGTAGACTCAATTCCCATATGGCAAGGCGCAAATCCGTCCCGCTCGTCGCGGAGCCGCGCAAGACCAGGATCGGCTTCGTCAACCTGGGCTGCACCAAGAACCAGGTGGACGCGGAGGTCATGTTGGGCTCGCTGGCGGCCAACGGCTTCGAGCTGACCCCGGAGGCCAAGCGGGCCGAGGTCATCATCGTCAACACCTGCGGCTTCATCGAGGAGGCCAAGCAGGAGTCCGTCAACGCGATCATCGAGTACGGGGGCCTCAAGAAGACCGCGCAGTGCAAGGTCCTGATCGCGGCCGGCTGCCTGGCCCAGCGCTATCAGGGCGAGCTGCTGAAGGAGCTGCCGGAGCTGGACGGAGTGGTCGGGACCGGGGAGATCGGGCGCATCGCCGAGATCTGCCGGACCCTGCTCACACCGGGCCGCAAGACCCAGCGGCTCTGGACGGCCCCGCCTCCCTACCTCTACGACGAGCTGAGCCCGCGGCTGCGCCTGGGCCGGCCCCACTCCGCCTACGTGAAGATCGCCGAAGGGTGCAACCGCAACTGTTCCTTCTGCGCAATCCCGCTCATGCGCGGGAAGCAGCGGAGCCGGCCGGTCGAGTCCCTGGTCGAGGAAGCCCGCCGCCTGGCCTCTGAAGGGGTGAAGGAGCTGAACCTGATCTCCCAGGACACGGTCAACTACGGGGTGGACCTGGGACTCCGCCGCGGCCTCACGGCGCTGCTCAAGGAGCTGGTGAAGGTGCCAGGCCTCCGGTGGATCCGCCCCTTCTACCTCTATCCGCAGCAGGTGGACGACGAGCTGATCGCGCTCTACGCGGGGGAGGAGAAGCTCGCCAAGTACATTGACATGCCGCTCCAGCACATCAACGACGTGATGCTGAAACGCATGCATCGGCTCGGCG
Coding sequences within it:
- the argB gene encoding acetylglutamate kinase; protein product: MNKLIKKASVLVEALPYIRTFAGKTVVIKYGGKAMTDEALKDGFALDVVMLKYVGLNPVVVHGGGPQIDQMLNRLGLEAKFRQGVRVTDRPTMEIVEMVLGGKINKEIVALLNRHGARAVGLTGKDGRLIQAKPLTMRAWAESLYTDPDGLPDEDFGLVGEVQAVDPQIILKLQEEQFIPVIAPIGTDRDGHTYNINADLVAGAVAAALKAEKLLVLTDVKGIRDAKGRHVSTLSRKDMQRMVKKGTISEGMLPKVHACLMALDGGVRKAHIIDGRMPHAILLEVFTHKGIGTEIVC
- a CDS encoding nicotinamidase — protein: MRAHSKAGGGRRATVPQPDQKSALLVGDIQVDFCPGGALGVPGGDEIIPVVNECIRRFHARQIPVIAVRDWHPPTHCSFKEQGGIWPVHCVQMSRGAQFHPDLVVPPGTFIVSKATDPKKEAYSSFEGTTLEGRLRELGVETLFVTGLATDYCVKNTVLDARRLGFRVVVLEDAIRGIDATPGDCDRAVQAMKQAGALFARSSDLLL
- a CDS encoding M20/M25/M40 family metallo-hydrolase, yielding MSGRPLDPSTRPRAQDRLRTHVEALVGERHHVSSPAALHRAQRYLAEQFRGLGVAVSTHDVEAFGRTFQNVVATLPASASPIQHSSFSVPHVLPLLPPLLIGAHYDTVPGSPGADDNASGLAVLLEAARSLRDVPLARAVRLIGFCLEEESLLGSLAYAASLRERCEDIQGAIVLECVGYCRREAGSQVVPAGLPIAVPSVGDFLGIVGNARSAEFAAGIEAAARRRVPDLKTVPLLVPGKGELLPDARRSDHAAFWEHGYPAVMLTDTANFRNPHYHRPTDAVETLDFEFLAAVAEAVTAAACELAGPPPLKNFADL
- a CDS encoding saccharopine dehydrogenase NADP-binding domain-containing protein, yielding MRIFVLGVGATGSLLAQLLARQGHQVSCGDRDPDRAHRFLGKESPATVQQVNARNLWSVVRAARGAHLIVNACPAVFNTIVLRAALRLRAHYLDTASHLVRNPFKAEQLGFDARFRAKRRLAVIDAGAAPGLTNLLVACSADQLDSVEAVHVRLYESTRSENPVSQWSPDVAFAEATSRPPVYRQGRFRFGQRFGERELFRFPPPIGSVGVVLAAQDEVCTVPHVLDLQEMDVKIGGGDIERLRRWYRQGKLRKSRGLVAKRFPKTPPPSLVAELIGRGVLRNARFAAAVLVRGRKRGERTAIRWDVTFPTLYQIHLRGMSISPIAWATARLAALFIKHAPRELAGVYPPEALPAKIRRAVLADARSSGIRMVKRIVRLKASADEELAGERRPANQGS
- a CDS encoding gamma carbonic anhydrase family protein, with the translated sequence MIRTFQGMMPKIARSAFVEETAVVVGDVVVGEDSSVWFNSVVRGDVHYIRIGSRTNVQDLCMLHVTHDTAPLVIGDDVTVGHHVVLHGCTVKDRVLIGMGAIIMDGAVIGEDSVVGAGALVTEGTIVPPKSLVLGAPAKVKRPVTAEELAWIRESAENYVRYAREYLSDPAKPRTGFQV
- the rimO gene encoding 30S ribosomal protein S12 methylthiotransferase RimO, which produces MARRKSVPLVAEPRKTRIGFVNLGCTKNQVDAEVMLGSLAANGFELTPEAKRAEVIIVNTCGFIEEAKQESVNAIIEYGGLKKTAQCKVLIAAGCLAQRYQGELLKELPELDGVVGTGEIGRIAEICRTLLTPGRKTQRLWTAPPPYLYDELSPRLRLGRPHSAYVKIAEGCNRNCSFCAIPLMRGKQRSRPVESLVEEARRLASEGVKELNLISQDTVNYGVDLGLRRGLTALLKELVKVPGLRWIRPFYLYPQQVDDELIALYAGEEKLAKYIDMPLQHINDVMLKRMHRLGDKAAITGLVDRLRARIPGLTFRTAFIVGFPGETEAQFLELKRYLADMEFDRVGVFLYSDEEGTPAARLDRKLDRSVMEERRTELLALQETISLKKSRAMVGRTVEVLVDGPSEESDLLLAARHEGQAPDIDGVVYLTDGRIDLTRPPRASLRKNAPFPVPGEFVKVAVTEAAAYDLVGCIVGPG